The following nucleotide sequence is from Gymnodinialimonas sp. 202GB13-11.
TGGGCCGTCTCCAACGTCCAGTTTGCGGGGGTGAAGAAGGTCTTGGAGATCGAGGACCACAGTAGAATCCCCATGATCACAAAGATCCCCCACATCGCGACGCGGCCAATACCGTGGTTCATCCCGTCCACAATGCGCACAAAGCGGTGCATGGCGTTCATCCCAGTACCTCCGCCCGCGCGGCCCGCAATATACCTTCAAGGTGCTTTGCCATGGCTTTGGCGGTTTCTGGCGTGTCGATGAGGTCGTTGCGCACTTCAACCATCACATTCGCCAGGCCGCGCGCTTCCCCATGCAGTTGCAGGGTGTGTGTGACGCCATCGCTCGCCGAATAGGGGGCGTTCAGGGCGGCTCTGTGTTTTGCGGCCTTTGCTTCGGCGCGCAGGGCGGCCAGTGCCATACGGTCGTCCTGATCGCAGAGATAACCGATGTCTACATTGCGCCTTTGACCATTATAGACCGGCGTAAAGCTGTGGATCGTGACAAGCACCGTATCGAGCCCGGCGCCGTCTAGAAGCTGGGAAATTGCGGCGTGAAAGGGTTCGTGAACGAGTTGGTGGCGCGTTTGACGCTGGTCGGCGTTTAGTGAGGCATTTCCCGGAACAGCAAAAACTTCGCTTTGGGCGGGGATGCAATCGGGCGCATCAAGCGGGCGGTTGCAATCGTAAACCAGTCGCGAGACGTCCCCCATCACCAGCGGCGCATTCAATCGTGTGGCTAAAGAGACGGCGATGTCGGCCGCCCCGATGTCCCACGCCGCATGGGAAAGGCGCGCTTTACTGGATAGACCAAGCTGATCGAGGCTGTCTGGAATACGGGCCGAGGCATGTTCACACACCAACACGAAATCCAGCGGTCGATCCGCGCCGTGCAGCGTGACAACCGTTCCGAAATCGTGACCCGTGTCTTGAAGACTCATCCCCATGTATGAAATGATCACTACATGGCCTAGCCTTCTGTCAAGAAAATTTCTGAATGGAATTGTTCAGGGGATATCGGAGTGAATAAGATTTCAT
It contains:
- a CDS encoding N-formylglutamate amidohydrolase: MGMSLQDTGHDFGTVVTLHGADRPLDFVLVCEHASARIPDSLDQLGLSSKARLSHAAWDIGAADIAVSLATRLNAPLVMGDVSRLVYDCNRPLDAPDCIPAQSEVFAVPGNASLNADQRQTRHQLVHEPFHAAISQLLDGAGLDTVLVTIHSFTPVYNGQRRNVDIGYLCDQDDRMALAALRAEAKAAKHRAALNAPYSASDGVTHTLQLHGEARGLANVMVEVRNDLIDTPETAKAMAKHLEGILRAARAEVLG